The following are encoded in a window of Ranitomeya variabilis isolate aRanVar5 chromosome 8, aRanVar5.hap1, whole genome shotgun sequence genomic DNA:
- the F3 gene encoding tissue factor isoform X2 encodes MRCLQILLLVAVSCWQRTSALDVNFPTATDINWSSINFKTILDWNPKPTNYMYSVLLRSPLFQDWKKKCPYTTETTCDVSDLVNDINSTYEVRIVSEIRPSSSEVVAEEFPYAEGPTFTPYLQTRIGRPKIQNYTFDKDHSRLTVVVRDTPTPYRNANNAQITVRDMFQNDFAYTLYYRKASSTGKKSQSSTTNDIVINTDKGEAYCFYVQASVPSRINNRVSQNSEEICTSSNGGAASGFLPSTGVLCLIIWTLLY; translated from the exons ATGCGCTGTCTACAGATTCTGCTGCTGGTGGCTGTGTCCTGCTGGCAGAGGACCTCCGCACTAG ATGTGAACTTTCCCACGGCAACAGACATAAATTGGTCATCCATCAACTTTAAAACCATTTTAGACTGGAATCCCAAACCTACAAACTATATGTACAGTGTTTTGCTGAGAAG TCCACTTTTTCAAGACTGGAAGAAGAAGTGTCCATACACCACGGAGACCACATGCGATGTTTCAGATCTTGTGAACGATATTAACAGCACTTATGAAGTTCGGATTGTTTCGGAAATCAGACCATCATCGTCCGAAGTTGTTGCTGAAGAGTTTCCTTATGCGGAAGGACCAACTTTCACACCTTATCTCCAAA CAAGAATTGGAAGACCGAAAATACAAAACTACACATTTGATAAAGACCACAGCCGTCTCACTGTAGTTGTCAGAGATACCCCAACACCCTACAGAAATGCTAACAACGCTCAGATCACAGTGCGGGATATGTTTCAAAATGACTTTGCCTATACACTATACTACAGGAAGGCTTCCAGCACAGGAAAG AAGTCCCAATCCTCCACCACCAATGACATTGTCATAAATACCGATAAAGGTGAAGCTTATTGCTTCTATGTCCAGGCATCAGTTCCATCTCGCATTAACAACCGTGTGAGCCAAAACTCGGAGGAAATATGCACATCATCAAATGGTGGAG CTGCCAGTGGGTTTTTACCCTCCACTGGAGTGTTGTGCCTCATT ATTTGGACATTACTATATTAG
- the F3 gene encoding tissue factor isoform X1, with the protein MRCLQILLLVAVSCWQRTSALDVNFPTATDINWSSINFKTILDWNPKPTNYMYSVLLRSPLFQDWKKKCPYTTETTCDVSDLVNDINSTYEVRIVSEIRPSSSEVVAEEFPYAEGPTFTPYLQTRIGRPKIQNYTFDKDHSRLTVVVRDTPTPYRNANNAQITVRDMFQNDFAYTLYYRKASSTGKKSQSSTTNDIVINTDKGEAYCFYVQASVPSRINNRVSQNSEEICTSSNGGDLDITILVAVGIAVALIVLIIVLSVVLCKCGKGQRMKTKETTPLNDV; encoded by the exons ATGCGCTGTCTACAGATTCTGCTGCTGGTGGCTGTGTCCTGCTGGCAGAGGACCTCCGCACTAG ATGTGAACTTTCCCACGGCAACAGACATAAATTGGTCATCCATCAACTTTAAAACCATTTTAGACTGGAATCCCAAACCTACAAACTATATGTACAGTGTTTTGCTGAGAAG TCCACTTTTTCAAGACTGGAAGAAGAAGTGTCCATACACCACGGAGACCACATGCGATGTTTCAGATCTTGTGAACGATATTAACAGCACTTATGAAGTTCGGATTGTTTCGGAAATCAGACCATCATCGTCCGAAGTTGTTGCTGAAGAGTTTCCTTATGCGGAAGGACCAACTTTCACACCTTATCTCCAAA CAAGAATTGGAAGACCGAAAATACAAAACTACACATTTGATAAAGACCACAGCCGTCTCACTGTAGTTGTCAGAGATACCCCAACACCCTACAGAAATGCTAACAACGCTCAGATCACAGTGCGGGATATGTTTCAAAATGACTTTGCCTATACACTATACTACAGGAAGGCTTCCAGCACAGGAAAG AAGTCCCAATCCTCCACCACCAATGACATTGTCATAAATACCGATAAAGGTGAAGCTTATTGCTTCTATGTCCAGGCATCAGTTCCATCTCGCATTAACAACCGTGTGAGCCAAAACTCGGAGGAAATATGCACATCATCAAATGGTGGAG ATTTGGACATTACTATATTAGTTGCGGTAGGAATAGCGGTGGCTCTTATCGTGTTAATAATAGTGCTGTCAGTGGTCCTCTGCAAATGCGGAAAAGGGCAAAGAATGAAGACCAAGGAGACAACGCCGCTAAATGATGTATAG